Proteins encoded by one window of Lutibacter sp. A64:
- the cyoE gene encoding heme o synthase — MNFSAIFSDFKQLTKVGLSLSVVFSSIAGYLLAVEKIDITILILLAIGGYLMVGASNAFNQIIEKETDALMKRTKNRPLPTGRMHVSMALVIAISFTIVGLAILYSINPKSALFGAISIFLYTSIYTPLKAVTPLAVFVGAIPGAIPFMLGWVAATNTFSIEPGMLFLIQFFWQFPHFWAIAWLQYDEYKKAGFNLMPMGKKNKKAVIQIIIYTCCLIIVSIIPVLKLTGSFYIYPITALILIALGSLMLYYGVKLYKHQTNKEARQLMLSSVLYITLIQVIYVVDKFLH; from the coding sequence ATGAATTTCTCTGCCATTTTTAGTGACTTTAAGCAATTAACAAAAGTTGGTCTATCGCTTAGTGTTGTATTTTCTTCAATAGCTGGTTATTTACTCGCTGTTGAAAAAATTGATATTACGATACTTATTTTATTAGCTATTGGAGGCTATTTAATGGTAGGAGCTTCAAATGCCTTTAATCAAATTATTGAAAAAGAAACAGACGCTTTAATGAAACGTACTAAAAACAGACCTCTGCCAACAGGTAGAATGCACGTTTCTATGGCGCTTGTTATCGCTATTTCATTTACAATTGTTGGATTGGCTATTTTATATAGTATCAACCCTAAAAGCGCCTTATTTGGAGCAATCTCAATATTTCTGTACACAAGTATTTATACACCTTTAAAAGCAGTAACTCCTTTAGCTGTTTTTGTAGGCGCTATTCCAGGTGCAATCCCTTTTATGTTAGGTTGGGTAGCAGCAACAAATACTTTTTCTATAGAGCCAGGTATGCTATTTCTAATTCAATTTTTTTGGCAATTTCCACATTTTTGGGCAATAGCTTGGTTACAATACGATGAATATAAAAAAGCTGGTTTTAACCTTATGCCAATGGGTAAAAAAAACAAAAAAGCTGTTATTCAAATAATAATTTACACTTGTTGCTTAATTATTGTTTCTATAATACCAGTTTTAAAATTAACTGGAAGTTTTTATATTTACCCAATTACAGCTTTAATTTTAATTGCCTTAGGTAGTTTAATGCTTTATTATGGAGTTAAATTATACAAACATCAAACTAATAAAGAAGCTCGACAATTAATGTTATCTAGCGTTTTATACATTACACTAATTCAAGTAATTTACGTAGTTGATAAGTTTTTACACTAA
- a CDS encoding cytochrome c oxidase subunit 3, with protein MKVTLDEEYKQAKRKSAKPMLWVSMISMTMMFAGLTSAYVVSRKRADWVSFDLPNAFYTSTILIILSSITFLLAKYFIKKDNRQLTTITLLSTLILGVGFVYFQFEGFNQLFNAGFVFAGEQSTVKSSFIIGISLAHIAHVAAGIIVLIVVTINHFNKKYTSKNTLGLELGAIFWHFVDILWIYLFLFFYFIR; from the coding sequence ATGAAAGTAACTTTAGACGAAGAATACAAACAAGCTAAAAGAAAATCAGCAAAACCCATGCTTTGGGTTTCTATGATTAGCATGACAATGATGTTTGCCGGCTTAACAAGTGCCTATGTTGTTAGTAGAAAAAGAGCCGATTGGGTTTCTTTTGACTTACCAAACGCCTTTTACACAAGTACTATTTTAATTATTTTAAGTAGTATTACATTTTTATTGGCTAAGTATTTTATAAAAAAGGACAACCGACAACTAACAACCATAACTCTTTTAAGTACGTTAATTTTAGGAGTTGGTTTTGTCTATTTTCAATTTGAAGGTTTTAATCAACTATTTAATGCTGGATTTGTTTTTGCTGGCGAACAAAGTACTGTAAAATCATCTTTCATTATTGGTATTTCTCTTGCACATATTGCACATGTTGCCGCTGGAATTATTGTTCTTATAGTAGTAACTATTAACCACTTCAATAAAAAATACACATCTAAAAATACTCTTGGGCTAGAACTAGGTGCAATTTTCTGGCATTTTGTAGATATCCTGTGGATTTATCTGTTTTTATTTTTCTATTTTATCAGATAA
- a CDS encoding cytochrome c oxidase subunit 3 — translation MEATVATKTNGKIWDGGSSKPLGTSYGKMMMWFFILSDALTFSGFLAAYGLIRFKFIESWPIADEVFTHFPFLHGVHAPMYYVALMTFILIFSSVTMVLAVDAGHQMNKKKVTFYMFLTIIGGLVFLGSQGWEWKNFINGSYGAVQLNDGKIVQFVDATGHQVSLESFAKSSNSERVQHTKDKGLWFVEESALAAFTVKEVIDGFNANPDISIRTELINPETKKKTIIPRENAMAYLNEAKMVVNGANLKVNEYGKTIFADFFFFITGFHGFHVFTGVLINIIIFFNVIIGTYERRGHYEMVEKVGLYWHFVDLVWVFVFTFFYLV, via the coding sequence ATGGAAGCAACTGTTGCTACTAAAACTAATGGAAAAATTTGGGATGGTGGGTCTAGCAAACCATTAGGCACAAGTTATGGTAAAATGATGATGTGGTTCTTTATTTTATCAGATGCACTTACATTCTCTGGATTTTTAGCCGCTTATGGTTTAATTCGATTTAAATTTATTGAGTCTTGGCCAATTGCCGATGAAGTATTTACGCATTTCCCGTTTTTACACGGAGTACATGCACCAATGTACTATGTGGCATTAATGACCTTTATTTTAATATTTTCTTCAGTAACAATGGTGTTAGCCGTTGACGCAGGTCACCAAATGAATAAAAAGAAAGTAACATTTTATATGTTTCTTACAATAATTGGAGGTTTAGTGTTTTTAGGTTCTCAAGGTTGGGAATGGAAAAACTTTATCAATGGTTCTTACGGAGCTGTACAATTAAACGATGGTAAAATTGTTCAATTTGTTGATGCTACAGGACATCAAGTTTCTTTAGAAAGTTTTGCCAAATCTTCAAATTCGGAAAGAGTTCAACATACAAAAGATAAAGGATTATGGTTTGTTGAAGAATCTGCACTAGCAGCTTTTACAGTAAAAGAAGTAATAGATGGATTTAATGCAAATCCAGACATTTCAATAAGAACTGAACTTATCAATCCAGAAACAAAAAAGAAAACTATTATACCGCGTGAAAATGCAATGGCCTACTTAAACGAAGCTAAAATGGTAGTTAATGGAGCTAATTTAAAAGTAAATGAATACGGTAAAACTATATTTGCCGATTTCTTTTTCTTTATAACTGGTTTTCATGGATTTCACGTATTTACAGGGGTTTTAATTAATATTATTATCTTTTTTAATGTAATTATAGGAACTTACGAACGTAGAGGACATTATGAAATGGTTGAAAAAGTAGGTTTATACTGGCACTTTGTAGATTTAGTTTGGGTATTTGTATTTACATTTTTCTATCTAGTTTAA
- a CDS encoding cytochrome C oxidase subunit IV family protein — MTTHSQEHTSHTKLIWKVFGILSFITIIEVVLGIIKPDSLHLTTILGTSPLNIIFLVLTLVKAYYITWYFMHMVEEKKSLRRSVVWTAVFLILYLATLLLIEGSYLNDVLAPLVKWNY; from the coding sequence ATGACAACACACTCTCAAGAACATACATCGCACACAAAATTAATTTGGAAAGTATTTGGCATCCTTTCATTTATAACAATTATTGAAGTTGTTTTAGGTATTATAAAACCAGATTCACTTCATTTAACTACAATTTTAGGAACAAGCCCTTTAAATATTATCTTTTTAGTACTTACATTAGTAAAAGCATACTATATTACTTGGTACTTTATGCATATGGTAGAAGAAAAAAAGAGTTTAAGACGTTCCGTTGTCTGGACAGCCGTTTTTCTAATATTATATTTAGCAACTTTATTATTAATTGAAGGTAGCTATTTAAACGATGTTTTAGCACCGCTAGTAAAGTGGAATTACTAA
- a CDS encoding SCO family protein: MKKYSYIGIAFIVLIFGIYAVPKIVNRFKTHELVTIGTVPSYEFTNQDGKQISDAFYKDKVYVIEFFFTTCPTICPKMNANMVKLQNEFYGNSEFGIASFSINPEYDTPEILKEYAKLHGATLKNWNFLTGDKETIYNLANKGIALYAGENSEAEGGFEHSGMFALVDKQGTIRSRLDEYGNPIAFYDGLDAKNIQMLKEDIAILLKE, from the coding sequence ATGAAAAAATATTCGTACATAGGAATTGCTTTTATAGTTTTAATATTTGGAATTTACGCTGTTCCAAAAATTGTAAACAGATTTAAAACACACGAACTTGTAACAATTGGTACAGTTCCTTCTTATGAATTTACAAATCAAGATGGAAAACAAATTTCAGACGCATTTTACAAAGACAAAGTATATGTAATAGAATTTTTCTTTACCACCTGCCCTACCATTTGTCCAAAAATGAATGCAAATATGGTAAAACTTCAAAACGAATTCTACGGAAATTCAGAATTTGGAATTGCCTCTTTTAGTATAAATCCAGAATACGATACTCCAGAAATTTTGAAAGAATATGCGAAATTACACGGAGCAACTTTAAAAAACTGGAACTTTTTAACAGGTGATAAAGAAACCATCTACAACCTTGCAAATAAAGGAATTGCCTTGTATGCAGGTGAAAATAGTGAAGCCGAAGGCGGTTTTGAACATTCTGGAATGTTTGCTTTAGTAGACAAGCAAGGAACTATTCGTTCTAGATTAGATGAATATGGAAATCCCATTGCTTTTTACGATGGATTAGATGCCAAAAACATTCAAATGTTAAAAGAAGATATCGCAATTTTATTAAAAGAATAA
- a CDS encoding DUF420 domain-containing protein: MSTEIKKYNKWIVILSIAIPVVVAILFGVKIDAELPIFLPPIYASINAFTALLLIVAVWAVKNKKIKLHEKLMKTAITCSVLFLAMYVAYHMTSESTKFGGEGAIKTIYFVILFSHILLSIAVIPFVLITYVRAITNNIELHKKIARITFPLWLYVAITGVIVYIMISPYY, translated from the coding sequence ATGAGTACAGAAATTAAAAAATATAATAAATGGATTGTAATTTTATCAATTGCAATTCCTGTAGTTGTAGCAATTTTATTTGGTGTTAAAATCGATGCTGAATTACCTATTTTTTTACCACCAATTTATGCTAGTATAAACGCATTTACAGCTTTACTTTTAATTGTAGCTGTATGGGCAGTAAAAAATAAAAAAATAAAATTGCATGAAAAATTAATGAAAACTGCTATTACTTGCTCTGTGCTTTTTTTAGCAATGTATGTTGCTTATCATATGACTTCAGAATCTACTAAATTTGGCGGTGAAGGAGCTATAAAAACAATTTATTTTGTTATTTTATTCTCACACATTCTGCTTTCTATTGCCGTAATACCTTTTGTTCTTATAACTTATGTTAGAGCAATTACCAACAACATAGAACTTCATAAAAAAATAGCTCGTATTACATTTCCTTTATGGTTATATGTTGCTATTACCGGAGTTATAGTGTATATTATGATTTCCCCATATTATTAA
- a CDS encoding TolC family protein: MRTKIITILVLAFFFTTNAQDKKWTLQECINYAVENNISIKQQELSKELIKEDIVTAKGSFLPSLSASASQNFNFGSYIDNYGGRVSRDSRSNSFGISSGVTLYNGNINKINLLQTQKNLEAAGFDLEENKNSIMLFVVNSYLNVLLNKESIVIAEEQILISKSQVEQTKALVDAGEVPRANLLEAEATLASNEQQLTSAQNTLDLALLNLAQLLQVSHKGFDIESVTLNIDSASLIYNDTDAIFNTALTSLPEIKSAEIAVENSELSVDRAKAGFLPSLSFGAGVGTSYQHNQGSKDVRAILDENNNVVYVPNGFGQQLEDNLGFNAGFSLSIPIFNRFQTKTAVAKAEINQQRAELALLDKQIKLRETIEQAYADAKAALNQYISAEKSLYAQNESFKNAQESYNAGVMTSFDFDQVRNRLVNAQSSMANAKYNFVFRTKLLEYYLGIPIVLN; the protein is encoded by the coding sequence ATGAGAACTAAAATTATTACTATTCTAGTACTAGCATTCTTTTTTACTACCAATGCACAAGATAAAAAATGGACTTTACAAGAATGCATTAATTACGCAGTAGAAAATAATATTTCTATAAAACAGCAAGAGTTAAGCAAAGAACTAATTAAAGAAGATATAGTTACTGCAAAAGGAAGTTTTCTACCTTCATTAAGCGCTTCAGCATCACAAAATTTTAACTTCGGATCTTACATCGATAATTATGGAGGTCGTGTTTCTAGAGATAGCCGTTCAAATAGTTTTGGAATTAGTTCTGGAGTAACATTATACAACGGAAATATCAACAAAATAAACTTATTACAAACGCAAAAAAATCTAGAAGCAGCTGGTTTTGATTTAGAAGAAAATAAAAATAGTATTATGTTATTTGTAGTAAATTCTTACTTAAACGTACTATTAAATAAAGAAAGTATTGTAATTGCTGAAGAACAAATTTTAATAAGCAAAAGCCAAGTAGAACAAACAAAAGCTTTGGTAGATGCTGGAGAAGTACCAAGAGCTAATTTATTAGAAGCTGAAGCAACTTTAGCTTCTAACGAACAACAACTAACATCTGCTCAAAATACTTTAGATTTAGCACTTTTAAATTTAGCACAATTATTACAAGTTTCTCACAAAGGGTTTGATATTGAAAGTGTAACTCTAAATATTGATTCTGCTTCATTAATTTATAATGATACAGATGCTATTTTTAATACTGCATTAACAAGTTTACCTGAAATTAAAAGTGCAGAAATTGCAGTAGAAAACTCAGAATTATCTGTTGATAGAGCTAAAGCAGGTTTTTTACCTTCACTTTCTTTTGGGGCCGGAGTAGGAACATCATACCAACACAACCAAGGCTCTAAAGATGTACGTGCTATTTTAGATGAAAATAACAACGTTGTTTATGTTCCTAATGGTTTTGGCCAGCAACTTGAAGATAATCTAGGATTTAACGCTGGCTTTTCTTTAAGTATTCCAATCTTTAATAGGTTTCAAACAAAAACTGCTGTAGCAAAAGCCGAAATTAATCAGCAAAGAGCCGAATTAGCATTATTAGATAAGCAAATTAAATTAAGAGAAACCATTGAGCAAGCTTACGCCGATGCTAAAGCTGCTTTAAATCAATATATTTCAGCTGAAAAAAGTTTATACGCTCAAAATGAATCTTTTAAAAATGCCCAAGAAAGTTATAATGCTGGAGTAATGACTTCTTTTGATTTTGATCAAGTTAGAAACAGATTAGTTAATGCACAATCTTCAATGGCAAATGCAAAATATAATTTTGTATTTAGAACTAAGTTACTAGAATATTATTTAGGCATTCCAATTGTTTTAAATTAA
- the tsaB gene encoding tRNA (adenosine(37)-N6)-threonylcarbamoyltransferase complex dimerization subunit type 1 TsaB — protein MAYILNIETATKNCSVSLAKDGKTIALKELNDGGYSHAEKLHEFIQLVIDESKISLSDLNAIAVSKGPGSYTGLRIGVSAAKGLCFALNIPLISINTLQSLAQSITVSEGYIIPLLDARRMEVYSAVYANNKNVRDVQAEIIDETSFDDYLSKDTVYFLGDGAEKCKNSIIHKNANFIDNKFPSANEMSALSYIKYKKNDIEDVAYFEPFYLKDFVVTTAKKKV, from the coding sequence TTGGCATATATCTTAAATATTGAAACAGCAACAAAAAATTGCTCGGTTAGCTTAGCTAAAGATGGTAAAACTATTGCTTTAAAAGAATTAAACGACGGTGGTTATTCACACGCCGAAAAACTTCATGAGTTTATTCAATTAGTTATAGATGAATCCAAAATCTCTTTGTCCGATTTAAATGCAATAGCTGTTAGTAAAGGCCCAGGTTCTTATACAGGCCTTCGTATTGGAGTTTCTGCAGCAAAAGGCCTTTGTTTTGCTTTAAATATACCGCTTATTTCAATTAACACATTACAATCTTTAGCACAATCAATTACTGTTTCCGAAGGATATATAATTCCGCTTTTAGATGCTAGAAGAATGGAAGTTTACAGTGCTGTTTACGCTAATAATAAAAATGTAAGAGATGTACAAGCTGAAATTATTGACGAAACATCTTTTGATGACTATTTAAGCAAAGACACTGTTTATTTTTTAGGTGATGGTGCTGAAAAATGTAAAAATAGTATTATCCATAAAAACGCAAATTTTATTGATAATAAGTTTCCTTCAGCAAATGAAATGTCAGCACTATCTTATATAAAATACAAAAAAAACGACATCGAAGATGTCGCTTATTTTGAACCTTTTTATTTAAAAGATTTTGTAGTTACAACAGCTAAAAAAAAGGTTTAA
- a CDS encoding mechanosensitive ion channel family protein, protein MDYQKYLNLVINFVNKNIGNVIVALLILIIGLWLVKKVVKVIRKVMDKRGVDVTLQKFLGDLIGWTLKILIFITAISQVGVETTSFIAILGAAGLAVGLALQGSLANFAGGALIMIFKPFKVGDLIEAQGEIGVVKEIEIFTTKLTGLSNKQIIIPNGTLSNGNIVNYTVLGTRRVDFTFGVSYDADIKQTKEVLMGVIKNHPNVLREPAPSVNVSELADSSVNFAVRPWCKSEDYWTVYFDVMEAAKIALDKAGIEIPYPHQVEIKK, encoded by the coding sequence ATGGATTATCAAAAGTATTTAAACTTAGTAATTAACTTTGTAAACAAAAATATAGGCAATGTAATTGTTGCATTATTAATTTTAATAATAGGTTTATGGCTTGTTAAAAAAGTTGTGAAAGTTATTAGAAAAGTTATGGATAAAAGAGGTGTAGACGTTACGCTTCAAAAATTTTTAGGAGATTTAATTGGTTGGACCTTAAAAATATTAATTTTTATAACAGCTATATCTCAAGTTGGAGTTGAAACAACTTCGTTTATTGCAATATTAGGAGCCGCAGGTTTAGCTGTTGGTTTAGCTTTACAAGGTTCTTTAGCTAATTTTGCTGGAGGGGCTTTAATAATGATATTTAAACCTTTTAAAGTTGGAGATTTAATTGAAGCACAAGGTGAAATTGGTGTTGTAAAAGAAATTGAAATTTTTACAACAAAACTTACTGGACTTTCTAATAAACAAATTATCATTCCTAATGGTACTTTATCTAATGGAAATATTGTTAATTACACAGTGCTTGGTACTCGAAGAGTAGATTTTACATTTGGAGTAAGTTATGACGCAGACATTAAACAAACTAAAGAAGTGTTAATGGGAGTTATTAAAAATCATCCAAATGTTTTAAGGGAACCAGCACCATCAGTTAATGTTTCTGAATTAGCAGATAGTTCAGTTAATTTTGCTGTTAGACCTTGGTGTAAATCTGAAGATTATTGGACGGTTTATTTTGATGTTATGGAAGCTGCAAAAATTGCATTAGATAAAGCAGGTATTGAGATTCCTTATCCTCATCAAGTTGAAATTAAGAAATAA
- a CDS encoding thioredoxin domain-containing protein, with protein MNNHKFTNSLINETSPYLLQHAHNPVDWHAWNNEALALAKKENKLLLISIGYSSCHWCHVMEHECFEDEGVAAVMNQNFINIKVDREERPDVDQVYMNAIQLMTGRGGWPLNCIALPDGRPIWGGTYVPKGNWIQVLNQLSSMFIEKPEEVIDYAVKLTEGIKNTDLISLNTNKKEFTVSELENVVDEWKQHMDFDLGGRKGAPKFPMPNNYLFLLRYAFQANNKELLDYVNTSLTNMAYGGIYDQIGGGFSRYSVDKKWHVPHFEKMLYDNGQLVSLYSEAYLATKNKLYKNIVYETLQFIENELTSNEGAFYSSLDADSINLKGKLEEGAFYVWTKNELKAILKGDFQLFSEYYNVNYYGFWEHDNYVLIRKNSDEEIAKNNAIAILELETKVASWKKLLLKERSKKERPRLDDKALTSWNALMLKGYIDAYKVFNEPHFLEVAINNARFIYTKQIQEDGSLNHSYKNGKSIINGFLEDYGAVIEAYISLFEVTSNEFWLNVAKQLTDYSLDHFFDEKRKMFYFTSNKDADLITRKMEIEDNVMPASNSIMANNLFKLSFYFSNNYFFETSKQMLQNVENRIVSYGSGYSNWLQLMCNFSGDFYQIAVLGKASKNNILEINKNYIPNKIIAASTKKSTIPLMKNRFVETKNLIYVCVDGTCQLPIENVEEALNKLKINF; from the coding sequence ATGAATAACCATAAATTCACCAATAGTTTAATAAATGAAACAAGCCCTTATTTATTGCAACATGCTCACAATCCTGTAGATTGGCATGCTTGGAATAATGAAGCATTGGCATTAGCAAAAAAAGAAAATAAACTATTGTTAATTTCTATAGGTTATTCATCTTGTCACTGGTGTCATGTTATGGAACATGAATGCTTTGAAGATGAGGGAGTTGCAGCGGTTATGAACCAAAATTTTATAAACATAAAAGTAGATAGAGAAGAACGTCCAGACGTTGATCAAGTATATATGAATGCAATTCAATTAATGACTGGAAGAGGGGGTTGGCCATTAAATTGTATTGCATTGCCAGACGGAAGACCAATTTGGGGTGGTACTTATGTACCAAAAGGAAATTGGATACAAGTTTTAAATCAATTAAGTTCTATGTTTATAGAAAAACCAGAAGAGGTAATCGACTATGCGGTAAAACTTACTGAAGGTATAAAAAACACAGATTTAATTTCTTTAAACACCAATAAAAAAGAATTTACGGTTTCAGAATTAGAAAATGTTGTTGATGAATGGAAACAGCATATGGATTTTGATTTAGGCGGTAGAAAAGGAGCTCCAAAATTTCCAATGCCCAACAATTATCTTTTTTTATTACGTTACGCTTTTCAAGCTAATAATAAAGAACTATTAGATTATGTAAATACATCATTAACTAATATGGCATATGGTGGTATTTACGATCAAATTGGTGGAGGTTTTTCAAGATATTCGGTAGATAAAAAATGGCATGTGCCTCATTTTGAAAAAATGTTGTACGACAATGGGCAGTTGGTGAGCTTATATTCAGAAGCTTATTTAGCTACTAAAAATAAATTATACAAAAATATAGTATATGAGACCTTGCAATTTATTGAAAATGAATTAACTAGTAATGAAGGGGCTTTCTATTCTTCATTAGATGCAGATAGTATAAATTTAAAGGGAAAATTAGAAGAAGGTGCCTTTTATGTTTGGACTAAAAATGAGTTAAAAGCAATTTTAAAGGGTGATTTTCAATTGTTTTCAGAATATTATAATGTAAATTATTATGGTTTTTGGGAACATGATAATTATGTGTTAATTAGAAAAAATAGTGATGAAGAAATTGCAAAAAATAATGCAATAGCTATTTTAGAATTAGAAACAAAAGTTGCTTCTTGGAAAAAACTACTATTAAAAGAACGTTCAAAAAAAGAACGACCTCGATTAGATGATAAAGCCTTAACTTCTTGGAATGCGCTTATGCTAAAAGGTTATATAGATGCTTATAAAGTATTTAATGAGCCTCATTTTTTAGAAGTTGCAATAAATAATGCACGTTTTATTTATACAAAGCAAATACAAGAAGACGGAAGTTTAAATCACAGTTATAAAAATGGAAAGAGTATCATAAACGGATTTTTAGAAGATTATGGAGCTGTAATTGAGGCGTATATTTCTTTATTTGAAGTTACCTCAAATGAATTTTGGTTAAATGTAGCAAAACAATTAACCGATTATAGTTTAGATCATTTTTTCGATGAAAAAAGAAAGATGTTTTACTTTACCTCTAATAAAGATGCCGATTTAATAACTCGTAAAATGGAAATTGAAGACAATGTTATGCCTGCTTCAAACTCTATAATGGCAAATAACTTGTTTAAATTAAGTTTTTATTTTTCTAATAATTATTTTTTTGAAACAAGTAAACAAATGCTTCAAAATGTAGAAAACAGAATAGTAAGTTATGGGTCTGGATATTCTAATTGGTTACAATTAATGTGTAATTTTTCAGGTGATTTTTATCAAATAGCAGTTTTAGGTAAAGCTTCAAAAAATAACATTTTAGAAATAAATAAAAATTATATACCAAATAAAATAATTGCAGCAAGTACAAAAAAAAGTACAATTCCATTAATGAAAAATAGGTTTGTTGAAACTAAAAATTTAATTTATGTATGTGTTGATGGTACTTGCCAATTGCCAATAGAAAATGTAGAAGAAGCTTTAAATAAGCTGAAAATTAATTTTTAA
- a CDS encoding dodecin family protein — MAVMKVIEVMASSNKSWEDATKNAISHASKSVKHIKSAFVQSQSVVVDGNEVSEFRVNVKITFEVK; from the coding sequence ATGGCAGTAATGAAAGTTATTGAAGTAATGGCAAGTTCTAACAAAAGTTGGGAAGATGCTACTAAAAATGCAATATCGCATGCTTCAAAAAGTGTAAAGCATATTAAATCTGCTTTTGTGCAATCACAAAGTGTAGTGGTTGACGGTAATGAAGTTTCAGAATTTAGAGTAAATGTAAAAATTACTTTTGAAGTAAAATAA
- a CDS encoding DUF2490 domain-containing protein, translated as MKYIISTILLLITINYTNAQTEILKDNGSWFTLTNKVKVSEKFYITNVTQQRRVNFLKNTQAFLLSPSINYQLTKNVSFGVGYMHYTYFTNGVSHASIKKDESRFFQDLVVNSKLEIFKISNRFRFEERVIDVINTSVTPNIIDGSKYVNRFRYRVQATTNLFKLKNEKYILGKLSNEIRIRFAGGGINEPDFDQNNFAALIGYKLLPNSTIWMGYGRYYFKKNAALYISNNILHLNLSYNFDLTKRT; from the coding sequence ATGAAATATATTATTTCAACAATTCTACTTTTAATTACCATTAATTATACAAATGCTCAAACAGAAATATTAAAAGATAATGGCTCTTGGTTTACATTAACAAATAAAGTTAAAGTTTCTGAAAAATTTTACATTACTAATGTAACGCAACAACGTAGGGTTAACTTTTTAAAAAACACGCAAGCTTTTTTACTTTCACCAAGTATTAATTACCAACTGACAAAAAATGTAAGTTTTGGTGTTGGATATATGCATTATACCTACTTTACAAACGGTGTTTCACATGCTTCTATTAAAAAAGATGAAAGCCGTTTTTTTCAAGATTTAGTGGTAAATTCTAAGCTTGAAATTTTTAAAATTAGTAACAGATTTAGATTTGAAGAACGCGTAATTGATGTAATTAATACTAGCGTTACTCCTAATATAATAGATGGTTCTAAATATGTTAATCGTTTTAGATATAGAGTTCAGGCTACAACTAATTTATTTAAATTAAAGAATGAAAAATATATTTTAGGAAAATTATCTAATGAAATTAGAATTCGTTTTGCTGGTGGTGGAATAAATGAACCTGATTTTGATCAAAATAATTTTGCTGCTTTAATAGGCTATAAACTTTTACCAAACTCAACAATTTGGATGGGTTATGGCAGGTATTATTTCAAAAAAAATGCTGCGCTTTATATTTCAAACAATATTTTACATCTTAATTTAAGTTACAATTTTGATTTAACAAAAAGAACTTAA